The following coding sequences lie in one Musa acuminata AAA Group cultivar baxijiao chromosome BXJ1-8, Cavendish_Baxijiao_AAA, whole genome shotgun sequence genomic window:
- the LOC135587451 gene encoding protein CURVATURE THYLAKOID 1B, chloroplastic-like: MASTTSVTCGLTSPALVDAKVTPRQSAPHSICLPSLPPPPHIASPSRPQARETWTTAAYCRKVAGKFIVRAAGESSAEVATELPEIVKKIQDAWDKLEDKYAISGLALVGAIALWSTGGMISAIDRLPVVPGVLEIVGIGYTGWFAYHNLVFKPDRDALIAKIKGIYGEIIGSSS, translated from the exons ATGGCTTCCACCACCAGCGTCACATGCGGCCTCACCTCCCCGGCTCTGGTCGACGCAAAGGTGACCCCACGTCAGTCCGCCCCGCACTCCATCTGCCTCCCGTCCCTGCCTCCTCCGCCCCACATCGCGTCGCCCAGCCGCCCGCAGGCCAGAGAGACATGGACCACTGCTGCTTACT GTCGTAAAGTAGCAGGAAAATTTATCGTCAGGGCCGCAGGAGAATCATCAGCTGAAGTTGCAACCGAGCTTCCAGAAATCGTGAAGAAGATACAAGATGCG TGGGACAAACTTGAAGACAAGTATGCAATCAGCGGCCTTGCACTTGTTGGAGCTATTGCTCTGTGGAGCACAGGCGGCATGATCTCG GCTATCGATAGGCTTCCTGTAGTTCCTGGTGTTCTTGAAATTGTGGGAATTGGCTACACAGGG TGGTTCGCATACCACAACCTGGTTTTCAAGCCTGACAG GGACGCACTGATAGCAAAAATCAAGGGCATATATGGTGAAATTATTGGGAGCAGCAGCTAA
- the LOC135588969 gene encoding transcription factor bHLH57-like gives MEQLRGEPINDVLLVREEPSAGCLEAGAASATFSEHPEMIYGNLFSHQMPFLQLLQGAMQAGEEEVELHLQQYQYQHEGFFTSCTQESNFQLLLRLQGQNCFKQLRTAEMDTSRVVEQLESCITHASESETRGVVHHKTPATVAATGPTRSAAGVGPNERRKRKRPRQASTSKSAQEVESQRMTHIAVERNRRRLMNDHLATLRSLMPSSYVHRGDQASIIGGAIDFVKELEQRLLSLRTQKRLLESAAVRLRPNDDEPRHTSVLHDGFFISPQYTGYSRSQQRRRYANGEEAQQEDGTGVDVEATVVQGHVNLKVATRRRRGQLARAIAAMEELRLSVLHLNVASLEPSSILYSLSLKMEEACKLGSADEVATAVHQIFSYINACC, from the exons ATGGAGCAGCTACGAGGAGAACCCATTAATGATGTCCTT TTAGTTAGGGAGGAGCCGAGCGCAGGGTGCTTGGAAGCAGGAGCAGCGAGCGCCACCTTCTCTGAGCATCCTGAAATGATCTATGGGAACCTGTTCTCTCACCAAATGCCTTTCCTTCAACTACTCCAAGGAGCCATGCAAGCAGGGGAAGAGGAAGTCGAGCTCCATTTGCAACAGTATCAGTATCAGCACGAAGGTTTCTTCACTTCTTGCACGCAAGAATCCAACTTCCAGCTCCTCCTGCGGCTACAGGGCCAGAACTGCTTCAAGCAACTGCGGACGGCCGAGATGGACACGTCCCGCGTGGTGGAGCAGCTGGAAAGCTGCATTACCCACGCGTCCGAGTCGGAGACGAGAGGCGTGGTCCACCATAAAACGCCGGCGACCGTTGCCGCGACCGGGCCAACGAGATCCGCGGCGGGAGTCGGGCCGAACGAGCGGCGGAAGAGGAAGAGGCCGCGGCAGGCTTCGACGTCGAAGAGTGCGCAGGAGGTGGAGAGCCAAAGGATGACCCATATTGCCGTGGAGCGCAACCGCCGGCGCCTCATGAACGACCACCTCGCTACCCTCCGCTCCCTCATGCCGTCTTCCTATGTCCACCGC GGAGACCAGGCGTCCATCATCGGTGGTGCCATCGACTTCGTCAAGGAGCTCGAACAGCGCCTCCTCTCCCTTCGAACCCAGAAGCGGCTGCTGGAGTCGGCCGCCGTCCGATTGAGGCCCAACGACGACGAACCGCGCCACACGTCCGTGCTGCACGACGGGTTCTTCATCTCGCCGCAGTACACAGGCTATTCGCGGTCGCAGCAGCGACGGCGATACGCTAACGGAGAAGAAGCACAACAAGAGGATGGAACAGGGGTGGATGTGGAAGCGACGGTGGTGCAGGGGCATGTGAATTTGAAGGTGGCCACGCGGCGGCGGAGGGGGCAGCTGGCGCGGGCCATCGCGGCCATGGAGGAGCTCCGTCTCTCTGTGCTTCATCTCAACGTCGCCTCCCTCGAACCCTCCTCCATCCTGTACTCCCTCAGCCTGAAG ATGGAGGAAGCGTGCAAATTGGGGTCAGCGGATGAGGTTGCGACGGCGGTGCACCAGATCTTCAGCTACATCAACGCCTGCTGTTGA